The window GATTTTGAAGGGACTGTGTAATCGTTTCGTTAGCATTAGATGGGCCAGCTTCCATCTGTTGAGCTGTTCATTAATTCATAAGAAAGTCAATATGTTTTAAAATTTCGTTTAAAATTACTAATTGATAATCTAGAACACTCACCAACAGGGTTCACGATAGGTGCATTGCGTATGTGGTCGAAGATTCTCTGGCTCATATTGTTTTGCCCAGCCGCAGCCATTGATATCATAGTGAGCACATGAGCTTCGTTTTGGAAAGAAAAAAATCTGTCAGCAATTGTTTACTTTGAAAATGAGTAGAAATAAAAAACATGTCACTCAACCAGGTATCTTACATGGTATGTTAGCTACATACTGTTCCAGGTCTGGTTCATTGTCCATGATAGGTGGAGCCATATCAAGTGGGGTTGCATCGACAACATTTTCTGGAATGTTAGGAGCTGCTACTGATCCTCTTGCCCCTGTAGTGGCATCATGTTTTTTAACCTCACGGAGAAACTCAATGCTTGGGGGACCTAAATCAAAAATGTTTTGTAGATTATCAGTGATAAGCATTAGTTTCTGAAATATCCAACTGCACTAAACATAAGAAAACACTAAAGTCATTCCAAACAACAAGAAGTTTTATTTACTTTTATCACTTTTCTTGTTGCTACAGCTGCCTGGGCCATCATATATTTTGAAGGCACTAGCTTTTGTTAACTCAGCAATCCCCTTCTTGATAGTTTCAAGAAGATTCTCTAGTTGCTGGACCGGCATGTCGACGTTTCCTACAATGACATGGACAAATACATGCGAGAGATATCTTGAGCACTTTTGTTCGACCATAAAGTATTGTTGACATCAAATTCACTTTGAAAAACACTTCATGTACCGTCATGCCCACCTTTCGACCCGCTCTCCACTTTAGCCTTTCTCTGGAACACTATTGTAGGCTTAGCTTTTTGCCTGTAGAAAATTAAGTATTATGGTTTAAATTTTATCCCCTAAAAGGTTAGAAACCTCATGCATCAAAATAGATTTTGTTGTGGCGAACATTTCACCTTCGGTTGGCGGCTGTTGTTCTTCGGCACCTGCTCTTTCTTGTTCTCCGTCTACTACATGGGCTTTTCCCTTTGACATATCTATGCTGCGCTTGCGGCTATCTGTCCCAATACTATCCTTTTCCTCGATTACCTTAATTAAGCCTTGCAAGGAGGTTACCAGAGTTTTCAGCTGCCAAATGTCTAAATGCACATAAAAATCAGTGAGATACATGCACCTATGTTGGCTCTTAAGCTGAATAATGAAAATATACTCGCTTACTTGTTCAGGAGAATAGTTAGCATGAGCAACTGATTGGGCTTGCAGAGACGCATCATCTGTCCCAATACTATGCTTTTTCTCAATCACCTTAATAAAGCTTCGCATGGAGGTCACCAGATTGTTCAGCTGGCAAatgtgtacatgcacataaaATACAGTGAGATTCATGCACCTATGTTTGCTGAATAATGAAAAAATACTCGCTTACTGGGTCAGGAGAATAATTAACATGAGCAAATGGTTGGACTTGCGCTGGTGCGAGTGCATGAGACGCATCTGTTGTTGCGTTTGATGATATAAAGACACCGCCCACACCAGACTGAACCGGGCATGACTGATTATCAGCTATTCGTGAGCATGGTGTTCCTTGATGCGCAGCACTGCCTTTTGTAGCCTCTTCAGCCGGCAGCACAAACTGATAAGAAAAAAATGAATAAGGTCCCGTTACTTGCTTTTTCAGCCTACAACAAAATGCAGTATGGTCCAATGGGGGAAAGAAAAATCACCTTTCTCAATTTGAACTTCTCGTACAAACTCCAAGACCCTGCTTTAGTAATGTGATTTATTTGCGCCAAGAGCTTGTCGTTGTTGTAAGCCTTTGATCTTGGGACATACAGAGAGTGCATTGGCGTGGGTGGTCCCATTATTTTGTCGAGGTAAAAAATCTGTTTCGTATAAGACATGTACACATCAATATGTTTGGTCAGACGATGTGTAAAAATAAAAATTGTATTTAAAAGATCAAACCTGCGGCTGTATTGGGCATGATTCTAGCTTGATGTTCGTCAAGCCTTCACGTTTAGCTTTTTGCACAGTAGCCACATCATCCATCGTGGCGTTGAAAACATGCTTCGCCCAGTTATATTCTGCTACCCTCTCGGTGTCTCCAGCGGCTCTAACCACTTGCACATCGATCTTACCAGGACACAAGACAAATCCTGCAGTGTAGTACATCACATCAAAGTTTTGTCATATTTTCATTGCTGTAAGTAATAGAGGTGTCAGCAACAAAAAGTTCGGACGGCTATGGTAAAAAATGACAAAGAACGTACTCAAATGTATTTGGTCATACATATTGTAATAAGAGGGTAATTTTTGGTCAGGCGGTGTTTTCATCTGGATATGCTAATGTCATGGCCATATTAGCACACATCCGAAAAACATTGTGCCTTCAAAAAGGATTTCAAAAAATTATATCACTTATGTTAACAAGTTTTTTGAGTGAAAAAGATATGATATGGGCATAGCCCAACATAAAAAGAACCACGAAAATTCGCTGTCTACACATTCTCATTACATACGTATCTGAATAATTTAGCAGAAAATAAATGAAGCTCACGTGTAATCGTGGGTTTGCACGAGCGTATACTGCTAATCAAAATAGTAAACTGTTATATCACACTATGTTACCCTATAATAAAAATTCCGTATAAGAAAAGTGTGTTGCGAAGCCATATCTACCCAAATATATACCACTATTCAAAAATCATGCCTTATAAAAAAAGCTTTTCAGAGAAAATAACGTATGACAGAGCCATCTCTAGCAAAATTTCTACGGTTCCATTGAACTAGGTTGGCAACAACGAACCTAAACACGGCATTAGAAAGTCGAAGCAGATCCAACagctaaaaaaacagaaaaaaagctAGTACTTTGTTAAACATATGCGTCTTACCAAAGCAAAATGCGAGGAATGACTGTATGAAGACCTTCTCATCGTCCTTATTCTTCTCCTTGCCGATGAGACGCTCGAGGTTATCCCTCGCCGACTCAACCGTCAAAGTGGCTGTTGCCACGCCCTCGACATCTGGTGCCTCCGCCAGGTCAATGGGACCTCTCGGAATGCCAAGAATTGTTACGGCATCTTCGCAGGTTATCACGACACTATTTCCATGGCCGTCGTCCATGACGCCAGTGTGCTCATCTATCCTAGACAGCACGAAGACAGTGAATTGCCTTTTGTGCTCCTTGTGTGGAGGGATCTCTAGCAGCTTATCTAGTTTGTATCGGCAAAGCAGCTTACGTTCTGCCATACCAAATTTGCTAACTACAGCATGGTAGTGGGATGCGCTGAAACTAGATTGGATGGATGGCTTGTTTTTGTCTCTAGTAGCAGCTGCTGACACTTGACTCTCTGGAGAACCCGGTCTAAGGGATGAACGGGAAGCCATGACTATGTGTGCTCCTATTGCTCTTGCGGTGGGTGAACTGACATGCCTTTTGCATTCACGTCTACTATTTATAGCACCAATAGCAGCTCGTCTGTTCAGTTTCCGCGTGGGGCTCACCGCCGGCTGCGGGCCCGCAATCCATGCAGTTTGTGTACAAAATGTTGGTGGGAAAAATCAGAACGGCTGCCGATTCAACTTCCTTCTGCTCACATCGGTACGGTCTCATGTAATACTTGAAAAGATGCTTTTCCCACTGCACGCTTTACGTACACTTAATTGTTGCTATCAATGCAAAATCTTTTCCCTAGAAGGAAACCTATATCCACCTTACCATAAGTGCATTGGTTGGGTATCTTTTAGCTGGGGATTGCATGCATTATATTTATTTTTTCTTGAAAAGGTTTGGTAGTACTCTATAGTACTTGACCAGCGGGAAGAAAAGAATGTCTACTTGTATGTTTCCTTTAAGTTTTGTTAAGGACTAAGAAAACCCGGCTAGGTACCTTCTATGGAAATCTCCTAATGGTAATTATCCCTGCAGTAGCCCCCGCGACCGCGTCGTCCCCGTGGGCGACCGGTCGCACCTCCCCACTCCTCCCAGCGAGCGttctctcctctcctcctcctccccgccgccgtcgccggcgcgCGTCACGGGCCTGGCCCGGGCGACGCTGACAAACTCTGGGCAGCGACGTCGTCGTTGACGACAGGGCAGCGCGGTGGCGCGGGCTGGCGGCGCCCGCCCGACGGAGATCTGGGCCCTTCGAGCCCCATCTAGGCCTGGGCGGGCCTGCATCGGGCGTGGCGCATGCGGGGCTCTCGGGCGACGGTTGCGAGGTGTCCGGCTGGTGGCGAGGTGGTGGCTTTGGCTGCCGGCGTGCAGCAGCGCCGTGGCTAGGGCTTTGCGGTCCCGCTATGGGCTCGGCCAGGCCCGGGTCACCTTTTTTGCCCTGGTTGCGGCGTCCGGTTGGCAATCCGCATCGGTGCGGGAGGCAGAGGCCTCTGGCGCGATGGTGGTGGAGGCGGTTCCCTCCCGTTCGGCTCCGGTGCTTCCGTCCGTGCCATCTAGGTGCATCTCGCGTATGCTCGCTTGTCCTCGTGGTGGTGTTCGCAGCAAGACGGCGTGGATGGGTCCAAGACCGTGGTGGCGTGTGCTGGCGGGTGGCAATACGGTGGTTTGGCTCCGTTCTAGTGGGTGTCGGGGCATGGGGGTGCGGGAGAATTCTCTGCCGGCTCTTTTGGCTCCGACGTGGTGACGCCGGTGGGTGCCACCATTCATTCCTGAAAGGCGTCGGTGCTACCCATCCCCCGTTCCCCTTCTGCATGCTGGGGAAACCCTAGGACTTGTCCGGACAGCAGCATCGTTGGCGTCGCATTCCTTCTTGGAGGTGTTGTTTGGTACGCGGAGGTCCGGTGCCATGGCGAGTGGTTGGACGTAGATGGAGGGCGCAGCGGTGGCGGACCATTCATGCTCGTCGAGCTGCCGTTGTTGGAATTTTagtcttcttcctttttctttagGAATTGTTTTGCCGTTCGCCCAGGCAGTTACCTTGTGATCGATGTTcgtgctttataatataaagcgggggaaACCCTATTTCGTAATTATCCCTGCAGTACCTGAAGTTCTGACGGTTGCTAGAAATTCAAACGTCtagatttttctttttttgcAAAACTTAATTTTTTCTTATCATCATTGAGATAATAAAAACACAGGAATTGATCGAGAAAATTCTTCTagaattgttttttgtttttttgaagcTAACAATCCCTATATTGCAGCAAGGTGTTGTATGCTTGGAACAGGTAGTACTAATACTACTAATATTCTTTCGTTCgtatgtactagtagtactagtatttataaaaTTAATCTCACCTATACAGTGACCGCAGTTCACGCCTTTTCATCCATAGGCTCCGTTCCAAGCAACGTTTGACAAGACGATGGATTGAGATGTCACCTACTGTGccaaacgcattaaatgcgtagTTTTCGTTTCCAAAGCTAACGGGAGCCACAGTGCAGCACGCGGGCATCGGGCACGTACTATCATCATGACCTGACCTTGCAAAACCACGGTGACCAATCGGGTAACTACATCTCCATCTTTGATAACAACACTTGCCCATCTCGTGTAACTACATCTGCACGACCTAATTATTCTTTTGTCTGTAAAATGACCGATATAACCACCCCGTGCATCCACCCCGCCATCTCGGGTGATCTCTCTACTAACTTAACGCCAATGTTTGTAGCTCACCTCTCTTCAAGACGGGCATCACCTTTCTTTGTTAACTAGTGGTCATCTCTTACTAGGGCTCACTCCTCAATCTACCTTACCTTGCATTGGTGTCTATGCCGCCTTCCGTTCTCATGGCTCAACTAAAGCTACATCCTTCAATCCCAACATTTATCTGTCTCCGGGGCTGACTGCTTCTAGATGGTGCCCCTGCGTGGATCTATAACGTTACCTCTTCCAAGTGGATCTCTCTATCCCCGGTGATTTCTCTACCTCCTTAGCACCAATGGTCGTAGTTCTCCTCTCCTCGAATGTGCTCCAAGCCGGGCATAACCTTTCTTCGGTAACTAGTGTTTTTTCCTGAAGATTCGTCTCTACCACTTTCGACCCCTTTCATGCAAAAGCAAGCGGCAGCTCCCTTCCCTCTTATCACGTGTTGCTAGCGAGCGCCATACATATTATGATAGAATTGTAGAATTTCCTACACACCTAGAACCACCTTTTTTATTGAAGTCGTAATGACAGTGTTGGTGACACGTGCTCCATGATTTTGCCACCTCCGTGACGGCAATTGTCGTACCTCTCCTCGAAGGAGCTCCAAGCCGGGGATCACCTTGCTTCACAATCTAGGGTTCTGCCCTTCATATATAAAACTAATAAAATCAGGTGCTTTAACAGCCATAAAAATTATTAATTGCATTATTAAGCAAACGCACCACCGCAACCCTCCACCACACCCCCAGTTCTCATGGCTCAACTAAAGCTACAACCTCAAATCCCGTCATTTATCTGTCTCCGTGTCTGACTGCTTCTAGATGGTGCCCCCGCATGTGATCTGTACCTCTTCCCAGCGCGTCTAGATCGTTACCTCTTCCAAGTGGATCTCTCTATTCCCCGGTGATCTCTCTACCCCTTTAACGCCAATGTTTGTAGCTCACCTCTCTTCAAGACGGGCATCACCTTTCTTCACATAAATAACTAATGTGAATCAGGTGTTTTCACAACCATAAAAAATTATTAATTGCATCGCGTAAAAAATATCCCAACTACATACGCGAATGGTGAGGCACCTTGCTTACCCTACCCCGGATCCAGCTTGCTCTGCAGTAGTTGAACTTGTACTATTGGGGAACCCAGGTCTAACCCACCATCGCAACCCCCCACCACACCCCCACCCCAAGCGACCGCGACAACTCTACGACATTCTCCATCTCTGACAACAACACTTGCCCATCTCGGGTAACTACATCTGCACGACCTAATTATTCTTTTGTCTGTAAAATGACCGATATAACCACCCCGTGCATCCACCCCGCCAACAGTCCGCCCGCCATCTAGCCACATGACTAGCACACAATTTAGACGCACTCGCGAAACGCATCGCCAGCAAGAGCTAATGCCCAAACAGTATAGAACTGTAGTAGTGCATCATTGAGCTTTTGTCCTCCCTCTTCGTCATTCATGGCTTAAAAATATTCACACACAAAAAAGACCTGTATGTTCATTATAAATCATGGTGGGGGTGATTCTTCCTATGTGATGTACATATTATTTAAAAGTTACTGATAAAAATCTGCAAAGGGCATCATTAAAAAAAGAATGTTTTTTGACCGTTAATCAATTGAAAAACCTCGGCCTGTTTCAACAGCAAGTTAAAATTAAAAACGGATGCAAATCATACAACACTAAACACCGCACCTAATACTTGACATCTCACCAGCAACTACAAATGATATCCATTTCTCATAATACAGGGAACTACTGATCTATGGGACACGCATCGGTAGTTATCTTCTCTATACAAATTTTGAGAGGCATCATCTTATCCCCTCCCACATGAACGAGCATCTTGGGAGGCAGCTCCAGGTATGTGAGATCCTCAACTTCGATGTCTCCGGGACACGTGCTACTTGCCACTTCCATGTCTGCCATCATAGAGTCACCCTTCCATGCTTTATCATGGGGAGTGTGCGACCCAATACTCGCCCTGTACCTCGGCCAGAGCGAGTCCGGCGACCTGATGCACACCATTGACACCACCGCACCAAGACCGTGCACTCCACCCACAAGGAGGAACGCATGGCTGTCATCATCGGCGAGCAGCAAGTAGGGAGGATCCAACAACGCCAGCACATGGAGCTCAAATACCTTGCCGTAGTTCACCTTGGTTATCGGCATGGAGTGGCTGCTGTTGAAGTGCCGGACGAGAGCTAGTGGTGTGGCGGCGAAGCCACACCCAGGATGCACGCAGGCACATGATTCATCGCCGTGGTTATGTGTATTGATGTACGTTGCGCCGCTGCCGCTGGCGTCCATCTAAACCACTATCTGTGCCACATGTATAATGGCATATCCTTGAGCACTCCTCTATATATAGGGCGATGAGACTTCTTTCAATAGTTTTAAGCAATAGTCGATTTTAATTGTTCCTATCCACTCAAGTCAACTATACTTATTTTTGCATTGAATGTGACTGCTTTCCAGTGCTCAGTACCAAGAACTACTCCCACAGCATGGCATTTTTTTTTACTTTTCCACAGTCGTTAAACATTTGGTTTACAGTGATAAAATGTATTGTTTGCAGGGTCATGAAATTAATGTCCGTTCCCAATTAGAATTAGAAGTTAAATCTTTATTTGTTATTATGAACAGCTCCGATAACAAGGATGCCGAGAAAAAAGCTGTCACTCCATTTGTTGGCGGGTGTTCTGGCCTGTATTTGATAATCGTTTGGTTAAATAATTAATTTTAGTTTGACTAAAAATTTGGATGCATGCAGCTACGGGTGGCCATGCAAAACTTCGTCAGAATGGTTATTTTTTATGAGCCTTGGTTCGCTATAAAGCTGGTACGTTTGTTGAGAGGTGTACCCTACGAGCCTATCACATGCACGACTCGGTATCGAGTAAAGCATGGCTCGGTATAAAGCTGACACGATTGTTGAGATGTGTACCATAGGACATATAACATACTACTAATATAGGTTGCATAGCCATCAACACGATTTAAGCGTTGAACGGCCAGCCGGATCGGCGGCTTCTTGGCAGAGGGTATCGAGCTACATTATGCTTACTGGCTCAGCCTTGGCCTGCGCGTTCGTATGAGCAGGCTGGAACAGTACCAGCACAGTCGTCGAGACGTTGACTATAGATTGCATCGGCGCCGCGGTACAGCTTTCATCCAACTGTACTACCGCAGCGGCGTGACAATGGTGCACTAGACGAGCGTGGACGGTACGTAAATGGAAGTATCATCGTGGCACATCACCTCAACGTGTGGCCGaataaaaaaattgcaagaaaaaTGTTCACAGCCCGAGCCCACTTAGTCACACCGACTCATTCAACCAACCACGCAGAGGGTCATTTTACTAATGTTGCATGGGACCAGTGAGAGATGCAGCACTATAAAAAGTGGCGGGGGTGAAGGCCTCAAAGCTCAAAACGTAGGTGAAAGAAAACCAAAAGCATGTCGGAACCAGCGAAGCGTGCAGGGAAGGAGGTGTTCGAGCCTAAGATAGAGGAGACCCAACGTCAGAAACGTGACAGCTCGCCATTGTATGTGGCAAAGGTAGAAATCTAATATCTTGAAAAGAAAAATTACGTATGGTAAAATTATCCTACTAACACTGCATGATCTTGATGTAGGAATATAGGGACAACATCATCCTCTCTGTGACAGTGAAGCAGATTTGGGATGGGATGAAGGGAGCTGCGCACGGAGATGACCCTGTCATAAACAATCGCCGCCCCAGCATGGTTAGATACTGCTTATTAGCTCATTAATGTTTTATACGAGTATGTTAAAACTGTTTTGAAGTATTTATGGTTTGAATGTTTTTTGTCTGATTCAGGTACGACTATGTGCGCGGCTACTAAGAAGCAAATCAGACGCGTATCAGTTCAGCTGTGTGCTAGATGACGGCACGGGACGTGTCAAAGCAAAATTATGGTGGGGGTTCTAAAAGCTGTAGTCGACAAATTTGTtctctttcaaaaaaaaaatatcTTGTACTGCTTTCTGGAGTTTATGATTgcaaaaaaaaaaccttttgCACAAGTTTGTATATGATTTTTCCTGTCTTCATGTACAGGTTATCTTCGCCAGTGGAAGAGGCAATCATAAAGAATTTGAGGTGAATAATTAAAGTCTGAACGAAGTTATGACAATTTTTTTATGTATAACATACCTGTATAAAAACTCTTCACTAAACAGGGACCATGACTATGTCAAAGTGAGTGGAAGGCCTAATATGATGAGCGATGGGCCTCATATATGTATCTATAACATACAGTAAGTATGATTATAACTTCATTTTTTGTTTACCTGATATTTTTTTATGCTGATTTTTTTCATGGCTctatatttaaaaaaaatcgccGGTAAAGTGACAAACTACAATGATATCACCCACCATTTCCTCCAAGCTATATATGAGCACCTGGATATTTCAAAGGCAAGATTAATATTTATACATTGAAGTTGTTTTGAGTATAATCTCTACTTTATCTCTTAGACTAATATATAGGTGTATTTTTGTTGGCAGACTGACGCCGCTAATGCTCGTGCGTCTACTAAAAAACCAACATCTGATGACATTGTCAACGTGGTCGAAACCATAAAGGAGTTTGAGCATAGGTATATTTTTTTACTGTGAGCGCTGGTCGTTTAATTGCGAGGTGTATTATTGACAATATATGTTGTCTGGCAGCGATGGGGAGAAAGGTACACCTATCGGTTACATCTTAGAAACGCTTAAAATAGAGGAGCATGTGGCGAGGTAAAATAGTTATATATTTACTTTTTTCTGAATGGCAATTTACTTGTATTGGAAACAAATTAAAATTATTAAATCTGTGTTCTTACGGTGCAGGGAGGCCTTGGCCATATTGCTTGAGATTGGGGAAATTTACACAATGGTGGACAAGAACCATTTCAAGGCGATTTGAGAAAAGAATTACCTTTCTTTGGGGTGAAGCATGTGAGCTGCCCTTAATGTAGTAGTATTTCCAAAGGGTTTCGGTAGTACTGTTCTCGTTTTTTGATCATGCTTCCCAATATTGTTGTCTGAAACTTTCAGGAAGCATTCGATCGATCTCCCTAATAATTTAAGATTAAGAGTATTGTACTAGGTTTAAGAACCTCAGGACTGTTGCATTAGTGTTCCATCTGTGATGATCCCTGTATTACCAATGTTTTAAATTACCCTGGTATTTTCATTACAGATTCGCTTCCATTATGCTGTTTCTTGATTCCTTCTttattgttttttttttttttgcatttcataTGATTAACTGATATATCATGCTTAAACTATAAAAATAAGTTGAAGCGGGCACAGGAGAATGTTGGTGGATTAAGGACATGAAAAACATAAATTTCTAGGGCGGATGAGGCGGGCGGGTACATTCGCAGTTAAGCTCACACAACGACGCTAACGAAAGTAA is drawn from Aegilops tauschii subsp. strangulata cultivar AL8/78 chromosome 1, Aet v6.0, whole genome shotgun sequence and contains these coding sequences:
- the LOC141026869 gene encoding uncharacterized protein, whose product is MDASGSGATYINTHNHGDESCACVHPGCGFAATPLALVRHFNSSHSMPITKVNYGKVFELHVLALLDPPYLLLADDDSHAFLLVGGVHGLGAVVSMVCIRSPDSLWPRPRFFN